Part of the Musa acuminata AAA Group cultivar baxijiao unplaced genomic scaffold, Cavendish_Baxijiao_AAA HiC_scaffold_1138, whole genome shotgun sequence genome, TATTATAAAGCAATACACAAAATAAGGAAATGctaacttatttttttatttaatttttaagtaGATTGTTTGAGATTATGTGGTAAGGATAGTCATTCACGAGCATACAGGTCAGGTCGCATCAATGACCTACCGACCAAATGATCCTTTATAACCCTTAAACTctaatttctttatatatatatatatatatatatatatatatatatatatatatatatatatatatatatatatatatatatataaaagaatcagtattatttttcttgtagaaaaaataaatagaatAAAAATCCTAAAATCAACATGGAAGTTCTACTCCAATAAACTCTTGGAGAATTTAAATTGTCACAAATGTTATAGGTTTACACTAGCAATCCAAGTTTTCGGCAACAACATGGTGCTTTCCCTGCACAGCAACAACATAGGAATCATATTGAGCAATAAATTTCTCCTTGCGGAGCAGAAAAAGGAATTTCTTTCTGAACTTCTCTTCGTTTGGCATCATGACAGATGGCAGGTTATGTTCTCTATCCAGCAATTTATTCTGATTAAGAAACTTCAGAACTTCATATCGAGGTCtcaacctcttctccaagctaAACTTAAGAAGTATGGGATGGCTACTGATACATGTCAGCTCACAACCAGCTTCCTTCATCAGGAATATCATCTTGTCACAAATCTTCTTCTTTGAGAGTGTCCAAATAGTTGGGCACTTCCTGAATAAAGCAATGATGTCAGGCTGGGACCACCCAAAGCTCATCAGAGTTACCGACGTAGCATCAAACTTGGACCTGCTCACAATAATGAGCACATTAAGTGCATAAGTGTATACTCTAGAATCACGTGGGACACCCAATTCCTCAATATATTTGATAACTTCCTTTAATTTGTCTATTCTACCAAAATAGCCACGCATTGTCACCACCATATGCGTGATGCGCTCGTCACTGATGCCATGTTCCCTCAAGAGAGATATACTGGGTTCAATATTCTGAGCCAAGCTAGAAGTAAGAATAAACATGTTCCTCTTGCAGGCTTTCAGAAACCTCTCATTAGAACCAAGAAGTGACCTCCAGAAGTTGATCCTTGGTAGGATATCATGGAAACTGAGCAGAGCCGGACAAGATGAAACCAGCTGAAATATTTCAGTGTTagaaaatcccatgtcctgcaaagatctcatcctgggcttcAGGACAGTCTCTACGTTAGCAAATATCAACTTGGGTTGCCTCTGGGTAAGCTTCATGACTTGTGCATCACTCCAACCGCtctgcttaaagaactcaatgGAAGGACTTGAACTTTGAAGTTTTTTTTCACAGATGCGTTCCTTGGCCATTTTCGCAGCCTCTTTTGAGGAAAGTTCACATGACTGAACGGGGTCGACCAACATAAATTTGGATCTATGATTTGAACTGTGGTCTTCGGCAGTGGAAAAGCTAAACAGACTGCAGAGTTGATATGAGGAAAGATGGACGGTGGACTTGTTACATGAGAGAAGGCAAAATAGCCTCTTCTGCACCAAAAACATTGTCTTTTGAGGCAGTATCACGTactgtttgcagaaaaatacaagaaaagtagTCTTATTTCTGCCCTCTCCAATCCAAATTCCTCCTCTGCCTCAAATCAAGGATGGTGAAAACTTTCAACTAATCATCTGTCTCAGACAACATTCCTCTGCCACTCATGTTAATCCACATGCATTCAATTCCAATCAGCCATTTCTTTCAGAGATAAGTCTCTAACTGGTGTTTGCGAGTTGATAAAGAGTACCAATGATTAGTTACTCATTCTCATGCTCACATCCAAGCAATTCTCCACCACTGAAATAATGGCTTCAAATAACACCTGCACACTGACACTAAAttccatttatttttttattgtagtTGGTGGGTTTAGACACTACCAAGCGTCCTATATCCCAGTAGCAATTGAAAAACCATATCAAATGTATTTTCATCAAATATGCTGCATAAGAGTATACTCATGTTTATACTAATAGGTTGAACATCAATGACTTGCAAAGGGTACCACAGAATTCAGAATAACCGGAAGATGAATAATGTTTTCTCTAACATCAGATTCACTAATGTCCTACAACTAAAACCTGGAACATTTCAAATCAGCACTTCCATCGTAATTGATCCATTTAATCAAGAATGCCAAGAGATGATCTAGATTCACTAATGTCCTACAACTGAAAcctgaaacatttcaaatcaGCACTTCCAGAGTAATTGATCCATTCCATCAAGAATGCCAAGAGATGATCTAGTTATAAGTCTAGCAAAACCGGTAAGTAGAAAAGACACTGTTTAATTAATCAATAACAGTAATTTGGGAGGTTCAACATGCTAAAAAAGGCATTGCTGATGAAGATGTGCAACTTGACAAAAGAAAACAACATAGCTGGAAGACCAGAGAAAGGTaataaattttctgaaaaatgaATAAAGAGCTAAGAAAACT contains:
- the LOC103975186 gene encoding uncharacterized protein LOC103975186 encodes the protein MFLVQKRLFCLLSCNKSTVHLSSYQLCSLFSFSTAEDHSSNHRSKFMLVDPVQSCELSSKEAAKMAKERICEKKLQSSSPSIEFFKQSGWSDAQVMKLTQRQPKLIFANVETVLKPRMRSLQDMGFSNTEIFQLVSSCPALLSFHDILPRINFWRSLLGSNERFLKACKRNMFILTSSLAQNIEPSISLLREHGISDERITHMVVTMRGYFGRIDKLKEVIKYIEELGVPRDSRVYTYALNVLIIVSRSKFDATSVTLMSFGWSQPDIIALFRKCPTIWTLSKKKICDKMIFLMKEAGCELTCISSHPILLKFSLEKRLRPRYEVLKFLNQNKLLDREHNLPSVMMPNEEKFRKKFLFLLRKEKFIAQYDSYVVAVQGKHHVVAENLDC